One Natator depressus isolate rNatDep1 chromosome 13, rNatDep2.hap1, whole genome shotgun sequence genomic region harbors:
- the RPS21 gene encoding small ribosomal subunit protein eS21 yields MQNDAGEFVDLYVPRKCSASNRIIGAKDHASIQMNISEVDKVTGRVNGQFKTYAICGAIRRMGESDDSILRLAKNDGIVSKNF; encoded by the exons ATGCAGAACGACGCTGGGGAATTTGTGGACCTGTATGTGCCTCGTAAATG CTCTGCTAGCAACCGAATAATCGGTGCGAAGGACCATGCTTCCATTCAAATGAATATTTCTGAG GTTGACAAGGTCACAGGCAGAGTCAATGGCCAGTTCAAAACTTATGCCATATGTGGAGCAATTCGTAGGATG gGTGAATCTGATGATTCTATTCTGCGTCTGGCAAAAAATGATGGGATTGTTTCCAA GAATTTCTAA